The following proteins are encoded in a genomic region of Periophthalmus magnuspinnatus isolate fPerMag1 chromosome 21, fPerMag1.2.pri, whole genome shotgun sequence:
- the vgll3 gene encoding transcription cofactor vestigial-like protein 3, whose product MSCLDVMYHQSYGAHYLPAAAYKATYYNHQQQQRKLSVYNKMQECMEQQSIGSRAMLPHNLHRQASIRRSPLDTDLKDSNQPAEAEYLSARCVLFTYFRGEIGDVVDEHFSRALSQASSFSSESKPLQVTQPTPSTSSGAWKDGSSPLESPTHSGWTSSCPSQSSIPVHPDFSSSPISFPPEGPLWTGHVFSQSSLPPPPPPPTTLADSWSYSLNPQTSSSYPNVQDVYHTHSHSNTMHSRHPHHHPMLHPYPAHTSTIDPRFSPLLLPSVRNQSQPSASSSPLSEGVKTELDASSPATPISWAPTSIHGSLEMYDSNAYARMPQLSTSSRLLP is encoded by the exons ATGAGCTGCCTGGATGTGATGTACCATCAAAGCTATGGAGCGCACTACCTCCCGGCCGCTGCGTACAAGGCGACGTACTACAACCACCAGCAGCAACAG AGGAAGCTAAGTGTCTACAACAAGATGCAGGAGTGTATGGAACAACAGTCTATTGGATCTAGAGCAATGCTGCCTCACAACCTTCACCGCCAGGCCTCTATTCGCAGATCGCCCTTGGACACGGACCTGAAGGACAGTAACCAGCCAGCGGAGGCAGAGTATCTGAGTGCCCGCTGCGTTTTGTTCACTTATTTCAGAGGGGAAATCGGGGATGTAGTGGATGAACATTTCTCGAGAGCTCTGAGCCAGGCCAGCAGCTTCAGCAGTGAGAGCAAGCCACTGCAAGTGACACAGCCAACCCCATCCACCTCTTCAGGAGCATGGAAAG ATGGTTCTTCTCCTCTCGAGTCCCCAACCCACTCCGGTTGGACCTCCTCTTGCCCCTCCCAATCCAGTATCCCAGTGCATCCAGACTTTTCCTCCAGCCCTATCTCCTTCCCCCCAGAAGGCCCTCTCTGGACTGGGCACGTCTTCTCCCAAAGCagcctccctcctccacctcctccacccaccACCCTCGCTGACTCCTGGTCATACAGCCTTAACCCCCAAACCAGTTCCTCCTATCCCAATGTCCAGGATGTCTACCATACCCACTCCCACAGCAACACCATGCACTCTCGCCATCCTCACCATCACCCAATGCTTCACCCGTACCCCGCTCACACTTCAACAATAGACCCCAGGTTCAGCCCGCTGTTGCTGCCTAGCGTTAGAAACCAGAGCCAGCCTTCGGCCAGTTCAAGTCCACTCAGCGAAGGAGTCAAAACGGAATTGGACGCTAGCAGCCCAGCCACGCCTATTTCGTGGGCTCCAACCAGCATACATGGATCATTGGAGATGTATGATTCCAATGCATATGCCAGAATGCCCCAGCTCTCAACAAGCTCTCGTCTGCTCCCCTAA